Within the Nocardioides humi genome, the region GGGCCGCCGAGGCCGCCCACGCCGTACGGGAGGCGATCTCCCAGGCTCCGGATCGATGATCGCCCGCCAGCGGCGCCGGAGTGGCGTGCCTCATCCGCCGATCTCGAACACGACGTAGTCGCCCGACCGGAACCGAAGCTCGGCGAGCTCGCGCAGTCGGCCGACCCTCGACTCGTAGCGCCTGTCGACCAGCATCCACCGGACGCCGCGCTCCTGCAGGGCCGCGATCGACTCCGCGGAGGGCTGGGCGAAGGCCCGGTCGTTGATCGCGAGCAGCTCGTCGTCCCAGAACGGCAGGAACGACGAGTTGTTGATCGCGGTGGACTCCAGCCCGACGATCTCGGGCGGGATGTAGGCCCAACCCTCGACGAGGACATGGCGCTCGGTGTAGGCCGACATCCAGAAGTTGCGCCGGTCGCAGTTCGGCTCCGGTCCTCGGAGGCAGTGCGCGTTGGTCGCGACCAGGTCGTCGGGGTCGGAGTGGTCGCGGATGTAGCGCGCCGCGACGATGCCGCCGTTGGCGATCATGGTGTCCGCCGCACGAGGCTCGGGCCAGTCGCCGAGCTGCCCGACCACGCCGCCGGCGCGGACGAAGCCCGCTCCCAGGATCGTGAAGACCACGAGCGCGGCGACCGGGCCGCGGGACCACCCGCGGCGGTGGGCGACGAGAGCCATGACGAGGGCGGCGACGCCCAGGAGGAGGGCGGCCACCACCTGCGGCAGCACGATGGCCCGGGCGACGGACGACACCACGTCGGCGCCGCCGCTCGGCCCCTGGTCGCCGGTGAGCGCGGCGACCAGCGCCGTCAGCAGCGCACCCAGGACGCCCGCGCCGAGAAGTCCCCACGCCCGGGCGCGCGGCAACCGGTCGCCGAGCATCGCCGAGATCCCGATCGCGCACGTGATGGCCATCGTCGGTGCCGCCCCGCGGATGAAGTAGACCTGCGCGAAGCCCGGGTGGCCGAACGAGAAGCCCGCGCCGATCGCGGCCGCCATGACACCGATCAGCAGCTGGTGCTCGGCCCGCCGCCACCGGCCACCGGGGAGCAGGCCGACGAAGCCGACGACCGACAGCAGCAGCGCGACCACGAAGGTGACGGCGACGATCGCCGTCACCGAGCCGGGCACGACCTCGTCGACGTCGGTCCAGCCGAGAACGCGCGCCATCTGCTCGGCGGTGTCCAGGGGAGCGAACTCCATCGAGCGCGAGTTGCCGCCGTAGAAGACGCGCTGCGCGATGAGGAACACCGCAGCCGACGTGCCGAACAGGGCCAGCGGCACGCGCCACCGCCCGGTGCGCAGCACCAGCTGGACGACCAGCGCGAGGAACAGGCCGGCCACGATGGGGGGCAGCGTCGACGACTTGGCGCCGGAGACGGCGATCATCAGGCCGGCGAGGGGGAGCCACGACCGCCAGCTCAGTCGATCGTCACGCAATGCCTCGAACAGCAGGACGACCAGAGGGATCACCAACGCCGACGCGAACGCGTGGGTCGGGCTCTGGAACGCGATGTCGACGGCGTACACGGGCCACGCGAGCGGAGCGACCGCCGTCGTCCAGCCGAACGCGTCCGGTGCTCCCGACAAGGCGAGCACGCCGGCGGCCAGGACGCCGAGCCACGGCCGCTGGGTGAGCCGGTTGACCGCCGCCGCGGCGCCGAGCACGGTCAGCGACACGAACAATGCGATCGATCCGACCCGGAGCAGCACGATCGGCTCGATGCCGGTGACCGTGCTGGCCGAAGCCACGTGCACGTACGTCAGCCAGTGGTAGAAGAGCGGCACTCCGTCGACCCAGGGGAAGTCGGCCGGGACGTGGTGCTTGAGCTCGCCGGCGAGCGCCAGGTGGAAGGGCTCGTCCACGTACGGCGCCCGCAGCCGGGTCACCGGCTCCGCGGCCCACACGCTCCGGGCGGTCACGACCGCGACGAGCCCGAGCAGTGCGCCCAACGCCCACGTCCACCAGCCGCCGTGGGACGCGTCGCCGTCGTCCGCCTCGCGATCCGGGCCGCGGAGCGTCAGCCGGACGTCGCGGCCCCGCGTCGCCGCGAGGTACGCGATCGCGCCCGCCGGCAGTGCCGCGACCAGCCAGGGGAACCCGATCGCGCGGCCGATCAGGTAGACCGGCAGCTCGGCGGCCAGCCCGACGATGGTGCCCAGGACGAGCATCTCGAACAGGGGACGGCCGGCACCGCCCGCCAGCCGCCACAGCACCGAGCCGGGCAGGGTCAGGAAGACGGCGACGTACGCGACCAGCTTGACGAGGTCGACCGGCCGGACGTCCGAGACGCCGGCGGCGAGCCCCAGGGCGAGGACGAGAACGATCCCTGCGGGCCACACACCGGAACGGGCGATCGACGTCAGGTCGCGTTTCGTCGGTGTCGGCATGGCCCTCGTTCTCTAGGTTCCTCTAGCGGTCCGCACGGCCGGCACCGTGGCGATGAGCCTGTAGTTTGGCGCATCATGACCAACGCGCGCGCACATACTATCTCCGTCGTCGTCCCGGTCTATCGAGGCGCCACCACGCTCCCGTCGGTGGTCGACGAGCTCATCGGGCTCGCCGCAGGCTTCCGCACGCCGGACGGCCACGACGCGGAGATCAGCGAGATCGTGCTGGTCCACGACCACGGACCGGACGAGTCCGACGCCGTGATCCGCGAGCTCGCGGCCACCCACGACGCCGTGCGTCCGGTGTGGCTGAGCCGCAACTTCGGCCAGCACGCCGCGACACTCGCGGGCATGGCGTCGTCGGGAGGCGAGTGGATCGTCACCATGGACGAGGACGGCCAGCACGACCCGGCCGGCATCGGTCCGATGCTCGACACCGCGCTGCGCGAGCACGCCCCGTTGGTCTACGCCGAGCCCACCAACCCGGCGCCGCACGGACCGCTCCGCAACCTCCTGTCCAAGGGGGCGAAGCGGGTGGTGGACTCGTTGCTGGGCGGGCACGACACCCGCCTGTTCCACAGCTTCCGCCTCGTGGCCGGCGAGTACGCCCGCAGCGTGTCGGCATACGCCGCCGCTGGCGTCTACCTCGACGTCGCGCTCGGCTGGGTCGCCGGGCGCGTCGCGACCAGTCCGGTCACGCTGCGCGCCGAGGGCGACCGCCCGTCCGGCTACAACCTGCGCTCGCTCCTCTCGCACTTCTGGCGCATGGTGCTCACCAGCGGCACCCGCCTGCTGCGGGTGGTGAGCCTGGCCGGCGCCGCGCTGGCCCTGGTCGGCGTGGTGTTCGCGATCTACCTCGTCGTCGCCCGTGTCGTCGGGGCGATCGAGGTCGAGGGCTGGACCGCGCTCATGGTGGCCATCCTCCTGTGCACCGGCGCGATCATGATGTCGCTGGGCGTGATCGCCGAGTACCTCGGCGTGGCGGTCAACATGGCCCTCGGGAAGCCGCTCTACGTCATCGTCGGCGACCCTGCGGAGGGCCCGTTGGGACCTCGTCCGACGCAGGCCCGTCGTGACTGAGCGGCCACACGCCCTCGTCGTCGGCGGCGGGGGACTCCTCGGCAGTCACGTCCTGGGAGCGCTGCGCGCCGAGGGGATCCCGGCCGTCGGCGTGCCGGTGCCGTGGAGCCACCACGATGCTGCGCGAGCGGCGCTGCGCCAGTCCTTCGAGGACATCGCGGCGCGGGCCGCGGGCGGGCCGATCGACGTCCTCTGGTGCGCGGGCGCGGGCGTCGTCGCCACGCCCAGGGAGGCGCTGGAGGCCGAGGTCCTGCTCTTCCGCGAGATCCTCGACGACCTCGCCGAGGTCCTGCCGGCGAACAGCGACCTCGCGTTCTTCCTCGCCTCCTCCGCCGGAGGGGTGTACGCCGGCTCGGTGCGCCCGCCGTTCACCGAGGAGACCGTCCCGAAGCCGCTCACGCCGTACGGCGAGGCGAAGCTCGCCATGGAGCACGCGCTGCTCGAGCGACTCGACCACCTGGCAGGGGTGGCGCTCATCGGGCGGCTGGCCAACCTCTACGGGCCGGGCCAGGACCTCAGCAAGCCGCAGGGCCTGATGTCGCGCCTGTGCGTGGTGCACCTGACCGGGGAGCCGCTGGCGGTCCGCGTCTCGCTCGACACGATCCGCGACTACCTCTACGTCGAGGACTGCGCGGACATGGTCGTCGCCGGCCTCGCCGGCCTCAGGGAGCGGGCGGAGACGACCGGCGAGCGATCGGTCGTCAAGGTGATGGCGACCGGTCAGGGCACGACGGTCGCGCAGCTGATCGGCGAGTCGAACCGGATCTTCCACCGCCGGGCGCGGATGAGCGTGATCAGCGGCTCCGCGCATGGCCAGGTCCGGGACCTGCGCCTGAGGAGCGTGGTCTGGCCCGAGCTGCAGCGCCACATCCGGACCCCCCTGCCTGCGGGGTTCCACCGCACAGCGGATGATGTAGCCGGCAAGGTCTTCTCCGGGGCCTTGGTCGAATCGAACCGGAAGGGAGCGCGATGAGTGCCACGCCGCGGGTTGCCGAAGGCGGTTCGCCGTCGATCGAGCAGAGTGGCTACTGGTGGTACCGCGCCCGCTCCGAGCTGCTGCGCGCGGCCCTGGAGCGGTACGTCGGGAGCCCGCGCCGGCTGCTCGACGTCGGCAGCGCGGACGGTCCCAGCGTCGGCTGGCTGCGCGGTCGCGCCGGTCACCACGTGTCGCTCGACCTCGACCCCCGTGGTCTCGCGCCGGGCGGCGTCTGCGGGTCCGCATTGCAGCTGCCGTTCGCCGACCGGGCGTTCGACCTCGTCGCCGCGTTCGACGTCATCGAGCACTGCGAGCCCGAGGCGACGGCGCTCGCCGAGATCGAGCGGGTGCTCACCGTGGGCGGGCGCTTCCTGATGTCGGTGCCGGCCTACCAGTGGGCCTGGACCAGTCACGACGTGTGGAACCACCACCACCGCCGCTACACGCGCAAGCGGGCGACCGCAGCGCTCGAGGCGGCCGGGTTCGCGATCGAGCGCGCCACCTACGCGTTCACCGGCACCTTCCCGATGTTCGCCGCGTCGCGGGTCGTGCAGCGCCTCAAGGAGCGCGGCAGGCCGATCGAGCCGCTCGAGGAGGGTGCCGTGCCGCCGCTCCCGGAGGTCTCGCCCGGCATCGAGAAGGTGCTGATGAAGGCCTCCGCCTGGGACGAGCGGACCCTCGGCAGGCGCGACCTGCCGTTCGGCTCGTCGGTGGTGGTCGCCGCCGTCAAGCGCTGAGAGCGGGTGCGACGGGGGCGTCCCCCGCCGGCATCCCGCGCCGGCCCCTGCTCAGACGGTCGAGGTCATCAGCCACATCGCGGCCGGGACCCGCATGGAGTCCAGGTGGCGACCGTCGACCTTGTCGAACGAGCCGCGCGCGAGCGCCATGAAGCCGTCGGCGTCGCGCACGAACTCGCCGCGGTCGTTGTCCGAGATCCACTTCGAGATCCTGCCCTGGCCGGGGCTGTAGCAGGTGTCGACCGTCACCAGCCGGCCACCCGGGTTGAGCTTCTCGGCGCACAGGCGCATCAGCTCCTGGGCGTGAGCGTCGTCGACGTGGTGAAGGAGGCCGAGCATCAGGACGACGTCGAACTCAGGCAGGCCGGCGGCAGCGTCGGCGTCGAAGATCCCGTGGTGGAAGGACGCGCTCGGGAACCTCCTGCCGGCCCATTCGAGATAGGGCTGGGAGGTGTCGAAGCCGTGGTACGTGATGTCGCTCGGCAGCCGGTCGAGGTAGTAGGCGGGGCCGCAGCCGATGTCGAGGACCGTCTCGCCGGGCTGGATGCCGGCCGCCTCGAGAGCCGCGTAGCGGAGCCGGTCGGCGCCCAGGGCCTTCTGCAGGCCGATGTAGGCGTTGACGTTGGACAGCAGCTTCTTCACGGGTCCTCCGGAGCAGGGTGCGATGGCGTCCGAGTCAATCACGATGGGGGACGGCGGGGATCCATCGGCCTCGGCGGGGCCCCGCGCGGCCGGTCAGCAGCAGCGCGACTGCGGGCTGTGCTCGCGCCGGTCGGCGCGGTGCCGCTCCCAGGCCCGCCGCGTCATCGGCGCGGTGCCGTCGCGGGCGCAGCGCTCGACGTACTCGTCCCAGCGGGCCTCGCCGGTCGCCTCCCGGACGTACCAGCGCAGCCCGCGCCAGACCCGTACCAGCGTGCTCATCGGGAACTCCCGGCCATCCGCGACTCCTCCCACTCGCGTACGGCGGCCTTCTCCTCCGCCGTCGCGAAGAAGTCGGAGGGCGCGACGATCTCCGACGGCACGGCCGGCACCTCGGTGGTCGGGAGGCCGCCGGCCCGCAGGGCGCGGACCCAGACGACGACGGCGTTGGCGACCACCACGATCACCAGGACCGCGAAGGTCAGCTGGAGGATGCCGTTGACCGTCGAGTTCGTGATCACCTGGTCCATCTGGCCGGCGTCCTTCGCGGGGGCGAGGATCTCGCCGGCGTCGCGGGCGTCGCGGTAGCGGTCGGCCTGGGCGAAGTAGCCGATCGCGGGGTTGTCGGAGAAGACCTTCTGCCAGCTCGCGGTCATCGTGGTGACCAGGTCCCACACGAGGGGGACCAGCGGCACCCACACCCAGCGGGCCTTGCCGTGCTTGAGCATCAGCGTCACGCAGAGGCAGAGCGCGATCGCGGCGAGCAGCTGGTTGGAGATGCCGAACAGCGGGAACAGCTGGTTGATCCCGCCCAGGGGATCGGTCACGCCGACGTAGAGCATGTAGCCCCAGGCGGCGACGACCAACGCGCTGGCCGACCAGGCGGCGGGGCGCCACGACGTGTCGGCGTACCGGGGCCAGAGGTTGCCGATCGTGTCCTGCAGCATGAACCGGCCGACCCGGGTGCCGGCGTCGACGGCGGTGAGGATGAACAGCGCCTCGAACATGATCGCGAAGTGGTACCAGAAGGCCGCCAGCCCGCCGCCGAACGCGTCGGTGAAGATCTGGGAGATGCCGACGGCCAGCGTGGGGGCGCCACCGGTCCGGGAGACCAGGGTGGGCTCCTGGACGGCGGCCGCCGCCTGGGTGAGCGTGTCGGGGGAGAGGGTGAAGCCGAGCGTGCCGACGAACTCGGCCGCGCTCGACGCGGTGCCGCCGGTGGCGCCCGCGGGGCTGTTCATCGCGAAGTAGAGGCCCTGGTCGATCACGCAGGCGGCGATCAGCGCGCTGATGGCGACGAAGGACTCCATCAGCATGCCGCCGTACCCGATCATCCGGACGTGGCTCTCCTTGGCGATCATCTTCGGGGTCGTGCCCGACGAGATGAGCGCATGGAAGCCCGACAGCGCACCGCACGCGATCGTGATGAACACGAACGGGAACAGCTTGCCGGCGAACACCGGCCCGTCGCCGTCCATCGCGAAGCTGGTGACGTCGTCGTTGGCCAGGACCGGGCGGGCCAGGACGAGACCCACGGCCAGCAGGAGGATCACGCCGACCTTCATGAACGTCGACAGGTAGTCGCGGGGCGTCAGCAGCATCCAGACCGGCAGCACCGAGGCGACGAAGCCGTAGACGATCAGGCAGATCGTCAGCGTCTCGTGGGACAGGGTGAGGGTGTCGCCGAGGCCGGTGTCGTCGACCCAGCCGCCGACCACGATGGCGGCCAGCAGCAGCGCGACGCCGATCGCGGTGGTCTCCGCGACCCGGCCGGGACGGAGATAGCGCAGGTAGAAGCCCATGAACAGCGCGATCGGGATGGTCAGGCCGATCGAGAACACGCCCCACGGCGACTCGGCGAGCGCGTTGACCACCACCAGCGCGAGCACCGCCAGGATGATGATCATGATCGCGAACACCGCGATCAGCGCGGCGGTGCCGCCGACCGTGCCGATCTCCTCGCGCACCATCTGGCCCAGGCTCTTGCCGTCGCGGCGCATCGAGAAGAACAGCACCATCATGTCCTGCACGGCACCGGCCAGGATCACGCCGACGATGATCCAGATCGTGCCCGGCAGGTAGCCCATCTGCGCCGCCAGCACCGGCCCCACGAGCGGTCCCGCGCCCGCGATCGCCGCGAAGTGGTGACCGAACAGCACTCTCCGGTCGGTGACATCGAAGTCCTGCCCGTTCTCCAGCCGCTCGGCCGGCGTAGCGCGGGCGTCGTCGACCTGCAGCACCCGGTGGGCGATGAACCGGGCGTAGAACCGGTACGCGATCGCGTACGACGCCAGCGCCGCGAACAGGATCCACAGCGCCGACACCTCCTCGCCGCGGGAGAGCGCGAGCACCGTCCAGCAGACCGCTCCGACGACGGCGATCCCGCCCCAGATCGCGATGCCGGCCGGTGTCATCCGGCGGCCGGGGCCACCGGGGCGTCGTACAGGTGTCGTGGTTGCCATCGTGGATCCTCCTCGACCCGGCGGGGTGCCCCCGATGGCACTCCCGACCACCGCGCCGGACGGCTGGCGCCCCGCGCAGTACCCTCGAACGCCCACCGCAGACGTCGGGCCCCGCGGGGTCGACGGTTACGATCGGTCCGAAGACTCCACTTCTACCGACGACTCCCACGAGGACGCAACGCTCTTGTTCGCCACACTTTCCGACCGCCTCACCGCGACCTTCAAGAACCTGCGCGGCAAGGGACGGCTCTCCGAGGCCGACATCGACGCGACCGCCCGCGAGATCCGGATCGCCCTGCTCGAGGCCGACGTCGCTCTGCCGGTCGTCAAGGAGTTCGTCGCGGCGGTCAAGGAGCGCGCCCGCGGCGAGGAGGTCAGCCAGGCGCTGAACCCCGCCCAGCAGGTCGTCAAGATCGTCAACGACGAGCTCGTCGCGATCCTCGGTGGCGAGACCCGGCGGCTGCGCTACGCCAAGTCCGGCCCGACCGTGATCATGCTCGCCGGCCTCCAGGGTGCCGGCAAGACCACGCTCGCGGCCAAGCTCGCGCTCTGGCTCAAGGAGCAGGGCAAGACCCCGATGCTGGTGGCCTGCGACCTGCAGCGCCCGAACGCCGTCCAGCAGCTGCAGGTCAACGGCGAGAAGGTCGGCGTCCCGGTCTACGCGCCCGAGCCCGGCAACGGCGTCGGCGACCCGGTCTCGGTCGCCAAGGAGTCCCTCGAGGAGGCCAGGCGGAAGCTCCACGACGTCGTCATCGTCGACACCGCGGGCCGCCTCGGCGTGGACGCGGAGATGATGGCCCAGGCCGCGGGGATCCGCGACGCCGTCCAGCCCGACGAGGTGCTCTTCGTCGTCGACGCGATGATCGGCCAGGACGCGCTGACCACCGCGCAGGCCTTCCTCGACGGCGTCGGGTACGACGGCGTGGTCCTCACCAAGCTCGACGGCGACGCCCGCGGCGGTGCCGCCCTGTCGATCCGCCAGGTCACCGGCAAGCCGGTCATGTTCGCCTCCTCGGGCGAGAAGATGACCGACTTCGACGTCTTCCACCCCGACCGGATGGCCTCGCGCATCCTGGACATGGGCGACGTGCTCACCCTGATCGAGCAGGCCGAGAAGGCCTTCGACCAGGAGGAGGCGCTCAAGGCCGCGGAGAAGCTCACCCAGGGCGACTTCACCCTCGACGACTTCCTGTCGCAGATGCAGCAGCTGAAGAAGCTCGGCTCGATGCAGAAGATCCTCGGGATGCTGCCCGGCATGGGCCAGATCCGCGAGCAGTTGGAGAACTTCGACGAGCGCGAGATCGACCGGGTCGAGGCCCTCATCCGCTCGATGACCCCCGCCGAGCGGGCCGACCCCAAGCTCATCGACGGCTCGCGCCGCGCCCGCATCGCCAAGGGCTCCGGCCGCACCGTCGCGGACGTCAACAACCTCGTCGACCGCTTCTTCGAGGCGCGCAAGATGATGATGCAGATGGCGCGCGGCGGCGGGGTGCCCGGCATGCCGGGGATGCCGGGGATGCCCGGCATGGGCGGTCCGGGCGGCGGCAAGCGGGTCAGCGCCAAGCAGAAGGCCAAGCAGGCCAAGGGCAAGGGCGCCCGCCGCTCCGGCAACCCGGCCAAGGCGGCCCAGGAGGCCGCCGCCGCGAAGAAGAAGGCCGCGGAGGCGAAGCCGAACCCGTTCGGCATCGGCCAGGACATCGACTACGAGGCGGCCGCCGAGAACCTGCAGCTGCCGAAGGACTTCTCCAAGTTCCTGAAGTGAGCACGCTCATCGTCGACGGCGCGAACGTCGTCGGCGCGCGCCCCGACGGCTGGTGGAAGGACCGCGCCGGGGCCGCGGCCCGCCTGCACGAGCGGCTCCTCGTCGCCGACATCGAGTACGACGTCGTCGTACTCGTGCTGGAGGGGCAGGCCAAGGGCGGCGTGCGTGCCGGCAAGGACGCGCACGTGCGCACCGTGCACGCCCCGAAGGACGGCGACGCGACGATCGTCGCCGAGGCCCGCAAGGCGGCCGAGAAGGGCGACCGGGTCGTCGTCGTGACGGCGGACCGGGCGCTCGACGCCCGCGTGCACGGCGTCGGCGCGACCACGCTGTCGCCGACCTGGCTGCTGTCGCGGCTGTGACACCGGTAGCGTCGGCCGGGTGAGTGCGCTGCGGTTCTCCGGTCCGGTCCTGCCCGACGGCGAGATCCGGGAGGTGTACGTCATCGACGGGCGGATCACCTACGAGCGCCCGGCCGGCGCCGAGACCGCCGGCGAGGGCTGGATCGTCCCCGGGCTGGTCGACGCCCACAACCACCTCGGGCTCGAGGACGGGGGAGCGGTCGACGACGCCGAGATCGAGCGGACGGCGATCGCCGACCGCGACAACGGCGTGCTCCTCACCC harbors:
- a CDS encoding NYN domain-containing protein, with protein sequence MSTLIVDGANVVGARPDGWWKDRAGAAARLHERLLVADIEYDVVVLVLEGQAKGGVRAGKDAHVRTVHAPKDGDATIVAEARKAAEKGDRVVVVTADRALDARVHGVGATTLSPTWLLSRL
- a CDS encoding carbon starvation CstA family protein; this translates as MATTTPVRRPGGPGRRMTPAGIAIWGGIAVVGAVCWTVLALSRGEEVSALWILFAALASYAIAYRFYARFIAHRVLQVDDARATPAERLENGQDFDVTDRRVLFGHHFAAIAGAGPLVGPVLAAQMGYLPGTIWIIVGVILAGAVQDMMVLFFSMRRDGKSLGQMVREEIGTVGGTAALIAVFAIMIIILAVLALVVVNALAESPWGVFSIGLTIPIALFMGFYLRYLRPGRVAETTAIGVALLLAAIVVGGWVDDTGLGDTLTLSHETLTICLIVYGFVASVLPVWMLLTPRDYLSTFMKVGVILLLAVGLVLARPVLANDDVTSFAMDGDGPVFAGKLFPFVFITIACGALSGFHALISSGTTPKMIAKESHVRMIGYGGMLMESFVAISALIAACVIDQGLYFAMNSPAGATGGTASSAAEFVGTLGFTLSPDTLTQAAAAVQEPTLVSRTGGAPTLAVGISQIFTDAFGGGLAAFWYHFAIMFEALFILTAVDAGTRVGRFMLQDTIGNLWPRYADTSWRPAAWSASALVVAAWGYMLYVGVTDPLGGINQLFPLFGISNQLLAAIALCLCVTLMLKHGKARWVWVPLVPLVWDLVTTMTASWQKVFSDNPAIGYFAQADRYRDARDAGEILAPAKDAGQMDQVITNSTVNGILQLTFAVLVIVVVANAVVVWVRALRAGGLPTTEVPAVPSEIVAPSDFFATAEEKAAVREWEESRMAGSSR
- a CDS encoding glycosyltransferase, with product MTNARAHTISVVVPVYRGATTLPSVVDELIGLAAGFRTPDGHDAEISEIVLVHDHGPDESDAVIRELAATHDAVRPVWLSRNFGQHAATLAGMASSGGEWIVTMDEDGQHDPAGIGPMLDTALREHAPLVYAEPTNPAPHGPLRNLLSKGAKRVVDSLLGGHDTRLFHSFRLVAGEYARSVSAYAAAGVYLDVALGWVAGRVATSPVTLRAEGDRPSGYNLRSLLSHFWRMVLTSGTRLLRVVSLAGAALALVGVVFAIYLVVARVVGAIEVEGWTALMVAILLCTGAIMMSLGVIAEYLGVAVNMALGKPLYVIVGDPAEGPLGPRPTQARRD
- a CDS encoding class I SAM-dependent methyltransferase, with the protein product MSATPRVAEGGSPSIEQSGYWWYRARSELLRAALERYVGSPRRLLDVGSADGPSVGWLRGRAGHHVSLDLDPRGLAPGGVCGSALQLPFADRAFDLVAAFDVIEHCEPEATALAEIERVLTVGGRFLMSVPAYQWAWTSHDVWNHHHRRYTRKRATAALEAAGFAIERATYAFTGTFPMFAASRVVQRLKERGRPIEPLEEGAVPPLPEVSPGIEKVLMKASAWDERTLGRRDLPFGSSVVVAAVKR
- a CDS encoding SDR family oxidoreductase, with amino-acid sequence MTERPHALVVGGGGLLGSHVLGALRAEGIPAVGVPVPWSHHDAARAALRQSFEDIAARAAGGPIDVLWCAGAGVVATPREALEAEVLLFREILDDLAEVLPANSDLAFFLASSAGGVYAGSVRPPFTEETVPKPLTPYGEAKLAMEHALLERLDHLAGVALIGRLANLYGPGQDLSKPQGLMSRLCVVHLTGEPLAVRVSLDTIRDYLYVEDCADMVVAGLAGLRERAETTGERSVVKVMATGQGTTVAQLIGESNRIFHRRARMSVISGSAHGQVRDLRLRSVVWPELQRHIRTPLPAGFHRTADDVAGKVFSGALVESNRKGAR
- a CDS encoding YbdD/YjiX family protein — protein: MSTLVRVWRGLRWYVREATGEARWDEYVERCARDGTAPMTRRAWERHRADRREHSPQSRCC
- a CDS encoding class I SAM-dependent methyltransferase, whose protein sequence is MKKLLSNVNAYIGLQKALGADRLRYAALEAAGIQPGETVLDIGCGPAYYLDRLPSDITYHGFDTSQPYLEWAGRRFPSASFHHGIFDADAAAGLPEFDVVLMLGLLHHVDDAHAQELMRLCAEKLNPGGRLVTVDTCYSPGQGRISKWISDNDRGEFVRDADGFMALARGSFDKVDGRHLDSMRVPAAMWLMTSTV
- the ffh gene encoding signal recognition particle protein gives rise to the protein MFATLSDRLTATFKNLRGKGRLSEADIDATAREIRIALLEADVALPVVKEFVAAVKERARGEEVSQALNPAQQVVKIVNDELVAILGGETRRLRYAKSGPTVIMLAGLQGAGKTTLAAKLALWLKEQGKTPMLVACDLQRPNAVQQLQVNGEKVGVPVYAPEPGNGVGDPVSVAKESLEEARRKLHDVVIVDTAGRLGVDAEMMAQAAGIRDAVQPDEVLFVVDAMIGQDALTTAQAFLDGVGYDGVVLTKLDGDARGGAALSIRQVTGKPVMFASSGEKMTDFDVFHPDRMASRILDMGDVLTLIEQAEKAFDQEEALKAAEKLTQGDFTLDDFLSQMQQLKKLGSMQKILGMLPGMGQIREQLENFDEREIDRVEALIRSMTPAERADPKLIDGSRRARIAKGSGRTVADVNNLVDRFFEARKMMMQMARGGGVPGMPGMPGMPGMGGPGGGKRVSAKQKAKQAKGKGARRSGNPAKAAQEAAAAKKKAAEAKPNPFGIGQDIDYEAAAENLQLPKDFSKFLK